A genomic segment from Bacillus cereus G9842 encodes:
- a CDS encoding TetR/AcrR family transcriptional regulator, with protein MIKKTRAEMITETRAKLLWAAREAFGTVGYVNTSMDDFTASVGLTRGAIYHHFGDKKGLLEAVVKEIDMEMDNKLGKVSDEAEGKWEGFVGRCRAYLTMALNPEIQRIVLRDAPAVLGTSYYQSSQSQCLVTMAEMLQQLMKDCIIEKTDCEALARFINGGLVDLACWIANSEDAEARLSKALHSLSLILNGLLLEKNA; from the coding sequence ATGATTAAAAAAACGAGAGCAGAAATGATTACTGAAACACGTGCTAAATTGCTGTGGGCAGCAAGAGAGGCTTTTGGTACAGTTGGATATGTAAATACGTCTATGGATGATTTTACAGCATCTGTCGGTTTAACACGTGGTGCAATTTATCATCATTTTGGTGATAAAAAAGGATTGTTAGAAGCAGTTGTAAAAGAAATTGATATGGAAATGGATAATAAATTAGGGAAAGTATCAGATGAAGCGGAAGGAAAATGGGAAGGGTTTGTTGGGCGTTGTCGTGCATATTTAACGATGGCACTTAATCCAGAAATTCAGCGAATCGTACTTCGAGATGCACCAGCAGTATTAGGAACTAGTTATTATCAATCATCACAGTCACAATGTTTAGTGACGATGGCCGAGATGCTTCAGCAATTAATGAAGGACTGTATTATTGAAAAGACGGACTGTGAAGCTTTAGCAAGATTTATAAATGGCGGACTAGTGGACCTTGCTTGTTGGATTGCGAATTCTGAAGATGCAGAGGCACGGTTGTCTAAAGCTTTGCATAGCCTATCACTTATATTGAATGGTTTATTATTAGAAAAGAATGCATAA
- a CDS encoding MFS transporter, with the protein MFNSYREIFSAPGTKGFSLAGFIARMPISMMGIGIVTMLSQVSGDYWLAGAVAATFTLSSALLAPHISRMADQLGQSRILLPTTGISVFFTILLLLCTKYEAPYWTLFLSALCAGCMPNMSAMVRARWTKLYRGSHKLHTAFSFESVVDEICFIIGPVLSVSLSVMFFPEAAPLLSSVFLTIGVCLFTMQKSTEPPVHPRDITNNGTVFKIGSLRVLVFTLIAIGTIFGTIDVVSVAFAEQQGNTVAASFVLSVYAIGSCLAGLIFGTLKLNTPPYNQFLIAVTLSMITMLPLVFVNSITWLVVIVFFAGLSVAPTMIITMGLVEKIVPESKITEGMTWAITGLGIGVSLGSAIAGLVIDNFGAHVGFNVAIIAGGLALTIALLGYKTLHSAYSHVVIKQDEHSIES; encoded by the coding sequence ATGTTTAATTCCTACCGTGAGATTTTCAGTGCTCCTGGTACAAAAGGATTCTCATTAGCAGGATTTATAGCTCGTATGCCCATATCAATGATGGGTATTGGTATTGTTACCATGTTATCTCAAGTAAGTGGTGACTATTGGCTTGCTGGAGCTGTTGCAGCTACCTTTACATTATCATCAGCTTTACTAGCTCCTCATATTTCTCGGATGGCTGATCAATTAGGGCAATCTCGCATACTTCTTCCGACTACAGGTATTAGCGTTTTCTTTACAATCCTCTTACTTCTATGTACGAAATATGAAGCTCCTTATTGGACGCTATTTCTATCCGCTTTATGTGCAGGTTGTATGCCAAATATGTCAGCTATGGTACGTGCACGTTGGACTAAACTATACCGCGGATCCCATAAATTGCATACAGCATTTTCCTTCGAATCGGTCGTCGACGAAATTTGCTTCATAATTGGTCCTGTATTATCTGTCAGTTTAAGTGTTATGTTCTTCCCAGAAGCAGCGCCACTTTTATCATCTGTTTTTCTTACAATCGGGGTATGCCTATTTACTATGCAAAAAAGCACAGAACCGCCTGTACACCCTCGCGACATTACAAACAACGGAACAGTATTTAAAATTGGTTCTTTGCGAGTACTAGTATTCACACTCATTGCTATAGGTACTATCTTCGGCACAATAGATGTCGTTAGTGTAGCTTTTGCTGAGCAGCAAGGAAACACAGTAGCTGCTAGCTTTGTACTTTCTGTCTATGCAATCGGTTCATGCCTGGCAGGCCTTATTTTCGGTACTCTTAAACTCAATACCCCACCCTATAATCAGTTTTTAATAGCGGTCACACTTTCCATGATAACAATGCTGCCACTAGTTTTTGTAAACAGTATTACTTGGCTAGTAGTTATTGTTTTCTTTGCAGGGCTATCTGTCGCTCCTACTATGATTATTACTATGGGGCTTGTGGAAAAAATCGTACCTGAATCAAAGATAACCGAAGGAATGACTTGGGCAATTACAGGACTTGGAATTGGAGTCTCCCTAGGATCAGCGATAGCTGGTTTAGTTATTGATAACTTTGGAGCCCATGTAGGATTTAATGTGGCTATTATAGCAGGAGGCCTTGCCTTAACTATTGCACTTTTAGGCTACAAAACTCTTCACTCCGCATATAGTCATGTTGTTATTAAACAAGATGAACATTCAATAGAAAGTTAA